One segment of Stenotrophomonas sp. SAU14A_NAIMI4_8 DNA contains the following:
- the rbfA gene encoding 30S ribosome-binding factor RbfA, whose translation MPKTFHRTDRVSAQLRRELGTLVHNAVREHGLPSVSVSDVEITRDMAHAKVFVTALMPERSAEAVKGLRELGYRLRMDLARAMKLRHVPELHFHYDDSVDRGEHIDNILRDLPDTLAAEKRRKSDEE comes from the coding sequence GTGCCCAAAACCTTCCATCGAACCGACCGTGTCTCCGCCCAGCTGCGCCGTGAACTCGGCACCCTGGTGCACAACGCCGTGCGCGAGCATGGGTTGCCCTCGGTGAGCGTGTCCGACGTGGAAATCACCCGCGACATGGCCCATGCCAAGGTGTTCGTCACCGCGCTGATGCCGGAACGTTCGGCCGAAGCAGTGAAGGGCCTGCGCGAGCTGGGCTATCGCCTGCGCATGGACCTGGCCCGGGCGATGAAGCTGCGCCACGTGCCTGAGCTGCATTTCCACTACGACGACTCGGTCGATCGTGGTGAGCACATCGACAACATCCTGCGCGACCTGCCCGATACGCTGGCCGCAGAGAAGCGTCGCAAGAGCGACGAAGAATAA